A window of the Pedobacter frigiditerrae genome harbors these coding sequences:
- a CDS encoding ABC-F family ATP-binding cassette domain-containing protein — MSTLIAAEGLGHGYHDEWLFKNLTLGINPGQRVALVGINGAGKSTLLKLLAERFPPLEGKIVKNKAVKIGFLDQEPSFPDGYSISDFIFSLENKQQQLIREYEELIEDPNPDEKTLNRLYEELSEHNAWEYEHEIKTILSRMGINHLQQKISTLSGGQKKRLALAKLLIEDPEIYVLDEPTNHLDIDTIEWLEKLLTSGNKTILLVTHDRYFLDNVCNTIVELDRGKIYNYNGNYAFFLEKKSEREASDESTFQKNKNLLKKELEWMRRMPAARTVKSQSRVNAFYDLEDKTKQRSDNQKVTLNVKMSRQGNKILELNHIGQTFDDKKIINDFTYVFKRGDRIGLAGKNGTGKSTLLNIITGFLNPEKGNVDVGDTTVYGYYKQGGLAFDPKERVIDIVKSDAEYIKMADGQTISASALLTLFLFPPKKQHGMVEKLSGGEKKRLHLMKVLMQNPNFLILDEPTNDLDIDTLNVLEEFLENFPGVLILVSHDRYLLDKMSEQLFIMEGNGGVSIYNGNYSEYRISLDTAKDNQAQKKAKLEETVSPSTSKKLSFKEQKELDEIEETVAKKENEIDDLTKKLNSIDATDYVKIQETAAQIEILNKQLEGIMERWVELSEKTS, encoded by the coding sequence TTGAGTACACTAATTGCAGCTGAAGGCTTAGGCCACGGATACCATGATGAATGGCTTTTCAAAAATTTAACACTGGGCATTAATCCTGGTCAACGTGTAGCGTTGGTGGGTATTAATGGAGCCGGTAAAAGCACCCTTTTAAAATTATTAGCCGAAAGATTTCCTCCTCTAGAAGGGAAAATTGTTAAAAATAAAGCCGTTAAAATTGGCTTTTTAGACCAAGAACCTAGCTTTCCTGATGGCTATTCTATCAGTGATTTCATCTTTTCTTTAGAGAATAAGCAGCAACAGCTGATTAGGGAATATGAAGAGTTGATTGAAGACCCTAATCCAGATGAAAAAACATTGAACCGCTTATATGAAGAATTGAGCGAACACAATGCTTGGGAATATGAGCACGAAATCAAAACGATTTTGAGCCGTATGGGTATTAATCATCTACAACAGAAAATAAGCACCCTTTCTGGTGGACAGAAAAAACGTTTGGCTTTAGCTAAATTATTAATTGAAGACCCAGAGATTTATGTGTTAGATGAGCCTACCAACCATTTGGATATTGATACGATTGAGTGGTTAGAAAAACTGTTGACTTCTGGCAATAAAACCATTCTTTTGGTTACTCACGATAGGTATTTTTTAGACAATGTTTGCAATACGATTGTAGAGTTGGATAGGGGAAAAATCTATAATTACAATGGAAACTATGCTTTCTTCTTAGAAAAGAAAAGCGAACGCGAGGCTTCTGACGAGAGTACTTTTCAAAAGAACAAAAACCTATTGAAGAAAGAATTAGAGTGGATGAGGCGCATGCCAGCTGCTCGTACAGTTAAATCTCAATCGAGGGTAAATGCATTTTATGACTTAGAGGATAAAACGAAGCAACGTTCTGACAATCAAAAAGTTACGCTGAATGTAAAAATGTCTCGCCAAGGAAATAAAATTCTTGAGTTAAATCATATCGGGCAAACATTTGATGATAAAAAAATCATTAATGACTTTACCTATGTGTTTAAAAGAGGTGATAGAATTGGTTTAGCTGGTAAAAATGGAACGGGAAAATCTACATTATTAAATATCATTACTGGATTTTTAAACCCAGAAAAAGGTAATGTTGATGTTGGTGATACTACTGTTTATGGATATTACAAACAAGGAGGTTTGGCTTTTGACCCAAAAGAAAGAGTAATTGACATAGTAAAATCTGATGCAGAATATATTAAGATGGCAGATGGTCAAACCATTTCTGCTTCTGCCCTATTAACCTTATTCCTTTTCCCCCCAAAAAAACAACACGGAATGGTGGAGAAATTAAGTGGTGGCGAGAAGAAACGTTTACACTTAATGAAGGTTTTAATGCAGAATCCAAACTTCTTAATCTTGGATGAACCAACAAATGATTTGGATATTGATACCTTAAATGTTTTAGAAGAATTCTTAGAAAACTTCCCTGGTGTATTAATTTTAGTTTCTCACGACAGGTACTTGTTAGATAAGATGAGTGAGCAATTATTTATCATGGAAGGTAACGGAGGTGTAAGTATCTACAACGGAAACTATTCAGAATATAGAATTAGTTTAGATACGGCAAAAGACAATCAAGCTCAGAAAAAGGCAAAGCTTGAAGAAACTGTTTCTCCAAGCACTTCAAAAAAATTGAGTTTCAAAGAACAAAAAGAGCTAGATGAAATAGAAGAAACTGTAGCTAAAAAAGAAAATGAGATTGATGATTTGACAAAAAAACTCAATTCAATTGATGCGACTGACTATGTTAAAATTCAAGAGACAGCCGCTCAAATAGAGATTCTAAATAAACAATTAGAAGGAATAATGGAGCGCTGGGTTGAACTTTCAGAGAAAACAAGCTAG
- a CDS encoding MCP four helix bundle domain-containing protein, producing the protein MKIAFSIQQKAKIALLLFCIMACTILIRLLEDKSLNSMNNAFVSMYNDRLVPAADLFYVSEILFEKRDLIEKHQRLGIPEVEKTIKLMSLSDIKIDSVLKKYGETFLVNDEKSSLKQLKQKLIAHQALEKEAILNNKINDSFTFGQLNNSYKGVLKELSLLTKTQTLVGKELIKESESLFAGTKIYSAIQFALAILIGVLIVSIIFASNVIKVKQEKFNLN; encoded by the coding sequence ATGAAGATTGCCTTTTCTATTCAGCAAAAAGCTAAAATTGCTTTGCTTCTTTTTTGCATCATGGCTTGTACCATATTAATTAGGCTTTTAGAAGACAAAAGTTTAAATAGTATGAACAATGCTTTTGTTTCCATGTATAATGACAGGTTGGTTCCAGCTGCAGACCTTTTTTATGTTTCTGAGATTCTTTTCGAAAAGAGAGATTTGATAGAAAAACATCAACGCTTGGGTATTCCTGAAGTTGAAAAAACGATTAAATTAATGTCTCTTAGTGATATTAAAATTGATTCTGTGTTAAAAAAGTATGGAGAAACTTTTTTGGTTAATGACGAAAAAAGCAGTTTAAAACAATTAAAGCAGAAGTTAATTGCACATCAAGCACTTGAGAAAGAGGCAATTTTAAACAACAAAATCAACGATTCTTTTACTTTCGGACAGTTAAACAATTCTTATAAAGGAGTTCTTAAAGAGCTATCTCTTCTAACAAAAACTCAAACTTTAGTAGGTAAAGAATTAATTAAAGAATCTGAAAGTTTATTTGCAGGCACTAAAATTTACTCGGCCATTCAATTTGCCTTGGCTATTCTGATAGGGGTTTTAATTGTGTCTATCATCTTTGCTTCTAATGTGATTAAGGTTAAACAGGAGAAATTTAATTTGAATTAA
- a CDS encoding GIN domain-containing protein: MKTSIKTLIALSLTAAILTSSAFVTKADNGQTQTVLNDVKKVNKITVSGNVELILVQSADENVKVYNNYYASNALVQQKNGELRISSFNKETLTVIVYVTNLNSVTASDNATVKTFGKFSLLNLDVTLKDKATANLNTSTISLNANVTDEANLTLSGTTEDYNAVLGSVAKLNMTQFAAETTSIKSQNISIAKIAAPVQLAIGE, translated from the coding sequence ATGAAAACTTCTATCAAAACATTAATCGCATTATCATTAACAGCAGCAATTTTAACAAGTTCAGCTTTTGTAACTAAAGCAGATAATGGCCAGACACAAACAGTTTTAAATGACGTTAAAAAAGTAAATAAAATAACCGTATCTGGTAACGTTGAATTGATTTTGGTTCAAAGTGCAGATGAGAACGTGAAAGTTTACAACAATTATTATGCTAGTAATGCACTGGTTCAACAAAAAAATGGTGAGTTACGTATCAGTTCTTTCAACAAAGAAACTTTAACAGTTATTGTTTATGTAACTAACTTAAATTCGGTTACTGCATCAGATAATGCAACGGTTAAAACTTTCGGAAAGTTTAGCCTTTTGAACTTAGATGTTACCTTGAAAGATAAAGCAACAGCAAATTTGAACACTAGTACAATTAGCTTAAATGCAAATGTAACTGATGAAGCTAATTTAACTTTATCTGGCACAACAGAAGATTACAATGCGGTTTTAGGAAGTGTTGCTAAATTGAACATGACTCAATTTGCTGCTGAAACTACAAGCATCAAATCACAAAATATTTCAATTGCTAAAATAGCTGCTCCAGTTCAATTAGCGATTGGTGAATAA
- the mnmG gene encoding tRNA uridine-5-carboxymethylaminomethyl(34) synthesis enzyme MnmG, giving the protein MFKEYDVIVVGAGHAGCEAAAAAANLGSSVLLVTMNMETIAQMSCNPAMGGVAKGQIVREIDAMGGYSGIIADKTTLQFRMLNKSKGPAMWSPRAQNDRKRFAEEWRLALERTPNVDFWQEMVGSLIIKNNTVVGVKTALGVEIMGKAVVLTNGTFLNGIIHIGEKKFGGGRTGEKSATGLTEQLTELGFEAGRMKTGTPPRIDGRSLNYSLMEEQWGDENPGRFSYTNVERPTDQRCCWITYTNSNVHETLKEGFEKSPMFTGRIKGLGPRYCPSIEDKINRFAERERHQIFVEPEGWNTCEIYVNGFSTSLPEDVQYKALTQIPGFENAKMFRPGYAIEYDYFPPTQLGLTLETKLISNLFFAGQINGTTGYEEAASQGFIAGINAHQKVKDQDELIMKRSESYIGVLIDDLVTKGTEEPYRMFTSRAEHRLLLRQDNADIRLSPIAHKLGLINDERLDIVNKKVANSDAIVEFTRKQGVEMAEVNKLLETLGTATLNQNVKLFNVLSRPQVGIEDIRKVSKSFDELLNKFDQETVEQAEIKIKYESYFQKENEIVNKMQKMEDKSINPEFDYNKLLSLSKEAREKLLKIKPRTLGQASRISGVSPSDISVLMVHITK; this is encoded by the coding sequence ATGTTTAAAGAGTACGATGTTATTGTTGTAGGCGCTGGCCACGCTGGCTGTGAAGCCGCTGCTGCTGCCGCAAACCTTGGGTCGTCTGTTCTGTTGGTTACTATGAATATGGAAACCATTGCGCAGATGAGCTGCAACCCTGCAATGGGCGGTGTTGCCAAAGGTCAAATTGTGAGAGAGATTGACGCAATGGGTGGTTATTCGGGTATAATTGCCGACAAGACCACCTTGCAATTTAGAATGCTTAACAAATCTAAAGGGCCTGCAATGTGGAGCCCGAGGGCTCAAAACGACAGAAAGCGTTTTGCAGAAGAATGGCGACTTGCTTTAGAAAGAACACCAAATGTGGATTTCTGGCAGGAAATGGTGGGTAGCTTGATCATTAAAAACAACACGGTTGTTGGTGTTAAAACCGCACTTGGTGTTGAGATAATGGGCAAAGCTGTAGTCCTTACAAACGGTACTTTCTTAAATGGTATTATTCATATCGGCGAGAAGAAATTTGGCGGAGGTAGAACTGGAGAAAAATCAGCTACTGGTTTAACCGAACAATTAACTGAATTGGGTTTTGAAGCAGGCAGGATGAAAACCGGCACTCCTCCCCGTATAGATGGTCGCTCGTTAAATTATAGTTTAATGGAAGAGCAATGGGGAGATGAAAATCCTGGGCGTTTTTCTTATACAAATGTAGAAAGACCGACAGACCAAAGGTGTTGTTGGATTACCTACACCAATTCAAATGTTCACGAAACTTTAAAGGAAGGCTTCGAGAAATCTCCTATGTTTACCGGAAGGATTAAAGGTTTGGGTCCTCGCTACTGCCCTTCAATTGAAGATAAAATCAATCGCTTTGCAGAAAGAGAAAGACATCAGATTTTTGTAGAGCCTGAAGGATGGAACACTTGTGAAATCTATGTAAATGGTTTTTCAACTTCATTACCAGAAGATGTACAATATAAAGCGCTTACTCAAATACCAGGATTTGAAAATGCCAAAATGTTCCGTCCTGGATACGCCATAGAATACGATTATTTTCCACCAACTCAATTAGGATTAACTTTAGAGACCAAATTAATCAGTAATTTGTTCTTTGCAGGGCAAATTAATGGCACGACAGGCTATGAAGAAGCTGCTAGTCAGGGTTTTATAGCTGGAATTAATGCGCACCAGAAGGTAAAAGACCAAGATGAACTGATCATGAAGCGTTCTGAGTCTTATATAGGTGTGTTAATAGATGATTTGGTAACAAAGGGAACAGAAGAACCTTATAGAATGTTTACCTCTAGAGCAGAACATCGTTTATTATTAAGACAAGATAATGCAGACATTAGACTCTCTCCTATTGCCCACAAATTGGGATTAATAAATGATGAACGTTTAGATATAGTAAATAAAAAAGTTGCGAACTCTGATGCCATTGTAGAATTTACCAGAAAGCAAGGCGTAGAAATGGCTGAGGTAAATAAGTTGCTAGAAACTTTGGGAACGGCTACATTGAATCAAAATGTAAAACTATTTAATGTATTAAGCAGACCGCAAGTTGGCATTGAAGACATTAGAAAAGTAAGCAAGTCTTTTGATGAACTTTTAAATAAATTTGATCAAGAGACAGTTGAGCAAGCGGAGATTAAAATTAAATACGAAAGCTATTTCCAAAAAGAAAATGAGATTGTAAACAAAATGCAAAAGATGGAAGATAAATCTATCAATCCTGAATTTGATTATAACAAACTTTTATCTTTATCAAAAGAGGCTAGAGAAAAATTGTTAAAGATAAAACCAAGGACTTTAGGACAAGCATCTAGAATTTCAGGCGTTTCTCCTTCAGATATCTCGGTTTTGATGGTTCATATTACAAAATAG
- a CDS encoding CBU_0592 family membrane protein, protein METSDIIATIGVSLLLIAFFLQSLKVIKAESATYGFLNLFGAGIAGYASWLIPFMPFVILEAVWSAVALYGLIKFYTKKEKFHVKQD, encoded by the coding sequence ATGGAAACCTCAGATATAATTGCAACCATTGGCGTAAGCCTATTGTTAATTGCATTTTTCTTGCAAAGCTTAAAAGTGATAAAAGCAGAAAGCGCTACTTATGGCTTCCTTAATTTGTTTGGAGCAGGCATTGCAGGATATGCTTCTTGGTTAATTCCCTTTATGCCTTTTGTTATTTTAGAAGCTGTTTGGAGTGCGGTTGCGCTTTATGGGTTAATTAAATTTTATACAAAAAAAGAAAAGTTTCACGTGAAACAAGATTAA